In Gimesia benthica, a single window of DNA contains:
- a CDS encoding HAD family hydrolase, whose translation MPPRCKPVWDKVIFVDWHGVLSCDPFWLSILHNSDHPLHSQLTDAAEVLFQDETLIHDWMRGDVSADQVLDRLDVKLDDSFPPDYLSRKLLEDCELMQVNQRLVQILSEIRQQGIGIVLATDNMDCFQEALLDANAQRPLTTQSVEGATVSFRHAAQLFDEVLCSCSQRVLKRENPERFYGSWLSAHALDYRDTLLLDDLEVNCSAFHRAGGNAIQITDQLSDSDLSLLKTQIQNWSHEHCQSSLRQC comes from the coding sequence ATGCCGCCACGATGCAAACCAGTCTGGGACAAAGTGATCTTTGTAGACTGGCATGGCGTGCTGTCCTGTGATCCCTTCTGGCTCTCTATCCTCCATAACAGCGACCATCCCCTGCACTCCCAACTGACGGACGCAGCCGAAGTCCTGTTTCAAGACGAGACACTGATCCATGACTGGATGCGGGGAGATGTTTCTGCGGACCAAGTTTTAGACAGATTAGATGTCAAACTGGATGATTCATTTCCCCCTGACTATCTGAGTCGCAAGCTGTTAGAGGACTGTGAGTTGATGCAGGTCAATCAGCGGCTGGTTCAGATTTTGAGTGAGATCCGGCAGCAGGGAATTGGAATCGTTCTGGCGACCGACAATATGGACTGTTTTCAGGAGGCACTTCTAGACGCAAACGCGCAGAGACCGTTAACAACTCAATCCGTGGAAGGGGCAACGGTCTCGTTCCGTCACGCTGCTCAGTTGTTTGATGAGGTGCTCTGTTCCTGCAGCCAACGTGTGCTGAAACGAGAAAACCCAGAACGGTTTTACGGCAGCTGGCTGAGCGCGCACGCGCTTGATTACAGGGACACCTTGCTGCTGGATGACCTCGAGGTGAACTGCAGTGCCTTTCATAGAGCAGGGGGGAATGCAATCCAAATCACCGATCAGTTATCTGATAGCGATTTGTCTTTGTTAAAGACTCAAATTCAAAACTGGAGCCATGAGCATTGCCAGAGCTCACTCAGACAATGCTGA
- a CDS encoding LexA family protein → MESAGVIARQKLTEKQHAIYSFIKQEITEHRLSPTVREIADRFGIRSSNGVMCHLRALERKGWIKRDYYLSRGITLVAEPVTQFLTLTPGEAGCLGDVYVGCVGVEDRSVTLEFIAPDTMGEVQKDL, encoded by the coding sequence ATGGAATCAGCAGGAGTAATTGCACGTCAGAAACTGACTGAGAAACAGCACGCGATCTATTCCTTCATTAAACAGGAAATCACCGAACATCGACTCTCACCCACTGTGCGCGAAATTGCGGATCGCTTCGGTATTCGCTCCTCCAATGGCGTGATGTGTCACCTGCGTGCCTTGGAACGGAAGGGCTGGATCAAACGGGATTACTACCTCTCTCGCGGCATCACGCTGGTGGCAGAACCCGTCACGCAGTTTCTCACACTGACGCCCGGTGAAGCAGGGTGCCTGGGTGATGTCTATGTGGGTTGTGTGGGAGTCGAAGATCGCAGTGTGACTCTCGAGTTCATCGCTCCCGACACGATGGGAGAGGTTCAGAAAGATCTCTGA
- a CDS encoding Gfo/Idh/MocA family protein encodes MNRRRFLATSASAAAAIGFGAPAIVRGTNLNEKLNIAIIGSGGRGGSNLRNVSSENITVLCDVNEQNLFRASQSHPKAKKFKDFREVYDHPDQFDAVVVSTCEHTHAFATLPALQMKKHVYCEKPLTHSVWEARVIRDAAREAGVATQMGTQIHAGENYRRVVELIETGAIGPVQEAHVWVSRAWGWHPSEEAARAAKDLVYSEKRPSHSDEIPKGLDWDLWLGPAPERPFNNIYFPGPKWYRWWDFGNGTMSDLGSHWIDLPFWALKLDYPLTIEAAGPPIQKEIAPASMQAVYEYGQRGDLPPVTVGWYQGTNKPKLWEEGKIPQWGNGVLFVGEKGMLLSDYSKHVLLPENEYADFKPPEPYIPKSLGHHAEWIHACKTGAPTTCNFEYAGLLTEANHLGNVAYRTGKKLHWDTQTMRATNAPESDQYIRREYRKGWKLI; translated from the coding sequence ATGAACCGCAGACGATTCCTGGCAACCTCTGCGTCTGCGGCTGCCGCCATCGGTTTTGGTGCCCCTGCCATCGTTCGTGGGACCAATTTGAATGAAAAACTGAATATCGCCATCATTGGATCCGGGGGCAGGGGGGGCAGCAATCTGCGCAATGTATCCTCTGAAAACATTACCGTGCTGTGTGATGTCAATGAACAGAATCTGTTTCGAGCCTCACAGAGCCACCCCAAGGCGAAGAAGTTCAAAGATTTTCGGGAAGTCTACGATCATCCCGATCAGTTTGACGCAGTCGTGGTCAGCACGTGCGAGCATACCCATGCTTTCGCAACGCTGCCGGCCCTGCAGATGAAAAAACATGTCTATTGTGAGAAGCCATTGACACACAGTGTCTGGGAAGCGCGCGTGATCCGGGATGCGGCGCGTGAAGCAGGTGTGGCGACACAAATGGGTACTCAGATTCATGCCGGTGAGAACTATCGGCGTGTGGTCGAGTTAATTGAGACCGGAGCCATTGGTCCTGTTCAGGAAGCGCATGTCTGGGTTTCCCGAGCCTGGGGCTGGCATCCGTCAGAAGAAGCTGCCCGGGCTGCGAAAGATCTCGTCTATTCCGAAAAACGTCCCAGTCACAGCGATGAGATTCCGAAGGGGTTGGACTGGGATCTCTGGTTGGGCCCCGCTCCGGAGCGGCCGTTCAACAATATCTATTTCCCCGGTCCCAAATGGTATCGCTGGTGGGATTTTGGGAACGGGACCATGTCCGACCTGGGCAGCCACTGGATCGATCTACCCTTCTGGGCTTTGAAACTCGATTACCCGTTGACCATTGAAGCCGCTGGTCCACCCATCCAGAAAGAGATCGCACCTGCATCTATGCAGGCGGTTTACGAGTATGGGCAGCGTGGAGATCTGCCACCCGTCACCGTAGGCTGGTACCAGGGAACCAATAAGCCCAAACTCTGGGAAGAGGGGAAAATTCCCCAATGGGGAAACGGGGTTCTCTTTGTTGGCGAAAAAGGGATGTTGCTGTCTGACTACAGCAAACACGTTCTGCTGCCAGAGAATGAGTATGCCGACTTTAAACCGCCCGAACCCTACATCCCCAAGTCACTGGGTCATCATGCTGAGTGGATTCATGCCTGTAAAACCGGCGCCCCCACAACCTGCAATTTCGAATATGCAGGTCTGCTGACCGAGGCAAATCATCTGGGGAATGTCGCTTACCGCACGGGGAAAAAGCTGCATTGGGATACACAGACCATGCGTGCCACGAACGCTCCGGAATCAGATCAGTACATCCGTCGCGAATATCGCAAGGGGTGGAAGCTGATTTAG
- a CDS encoding 2OG-Fe(II) oxygenase, producing MKQPVTMLDQEIFWIEHFFSATECQDYINYSEYLGYETADVDVYGVRKQMDQIRTNERADIESQKTADDLWEKLQQYTLPESDLGTAVGLSPFIRFYRYSGPQKFNMHKDGTKQLPGCESHFTFLIYLNTVEQGGETVFRKNDIRAKPQAGCGLLFATSCGTPGHQWLEKKPSTS from the coding sequence ATGAAACAACCAGTAACAATGCTCGATCAGGAGATCTTCTGGATCGAGCATTTTTTTTCGGCAACAGAGTGCCAGGACTATATCAATTATAGTGAATACCTCGGCTATGAAACCGCAGACGTTGATGTCTATGGTGTCAGAAAGCAGATGGATCAGATTCGTACCAATGAGCGGGCGGATATCGAATCCCAGAAGACTGCTGACGATCTGTGGGAAAAACTCCAGCAGTACACATTACCAGAATCAGACCTGGGAACTGCCGTGGGTTTGAGTCCTTTCATTCGTTTCTACAGATACAGCGGGCCTCAAAAATTTAACATGCATAAGGACGGCACAAAGCAGCTTCCGGGATGTGAATCCCATTTTACTTTTCTGATCTATCTCAATACGGTTGAGCAGGGAGGAGAAACGGTATTTCGAAAAAATGATATTCGTGCCAAACCACAGGCAGGTTGCGGTTTATTATTTGCCACAAGTT
- a CDS encoding sulfatase family protein → MFNGSIWLRLLFCLTLASNLIPTSAAQSAEKSKRPNILFAIADDWGWPHAGAYGDPVVKTPTFDRLAREGVLFQNAYVSSPSCTPSRGAILTGKYHWQLDAGANLHCIFPDRLTTYPEILKSHGYTVGHTGKAWGPGRTETRSRELAGKRFKNFQDFLNQRDGDEPFCFWLGSSDPHRPYAPGSGVESGMDLSKIKLPACFPDAQEVRSDVADYYFEVQRFDQLVGDALKLLEEKGELDNTIIFMTGDHGMPFPRGKSCLYDTGTRVPLAARWPSHIQPNRSVTDFVSLIDLAPTFYEAAGVEIPQDVTGKSLMPVLDAPGSGRIVADRDEIFFGKERHVPSQEEPDMGGYPCRAIRTDDFLYIHNYRPDRWPVGTPNYTKAAIPGTWYGDCDNGPTKTYMVTHKDKDAEHRRLYELAFGKLPAEELYDLRNDPDQLQNVAQDPMYQMIKARLAKELHQKLVATHDPRELGQGDELEKHPYLGGGPKHPSLEKKRKKRNQKPAK, encoded by the coding sequence ATGTTTAATGGTTCTATCTGGCTGCGTCTGCTGTTCTGTCTGACGCTGGCATCTAATCTGATTCCTACTTCCGCAGCTCAGTCTGCAGAAAAATCAAAACGCCCTAATATTCTGTTTGCGATTGCCGACGACTGGGGCTGGCCTCATGCCGGCGCTTATGGCGACCCCGTGGTTAAAACTCCAACCTTCGACCGGCTCGCCCGCGAAGGGGTTCTGTTTCAGAATGCTTATGTCTCGTCCCCTTCCTGCACGCCTTCCCGTGGTGCCATTCTGACCGGTAAATATCACTGGCAACTCGATGCGGGAGCGAACCTGCACTGTATCTTTCCGGATCGTCTCACGACCTATCCGGAGATACTGAAATCACACGGTTACACTGTAGGACACACGGGTAAAGCCTGGGGACCGGGGCGTACCGAAACCCGCTCTCGCGAACTGGCTGGAAAACGATTCAAAAACTTTCAGGACTTCCTCAACCAGCGGGACGGCGATGAGCCCTTCTGTTTCTGGTTAGGCAGCAGCGATCCCCACCGCCCGTACGCCCCAGGATCGGGTGTAGAAAGTGGCATGGATTTGAGCAAAATCAAACTGCCCGCCTGCTTCCCTGACGCACAGGAAGTCCGTAGCGACGTCGCCGACTATTACTTTGAAGTCCAGCGATTCGACCAGCTCGTGGGAGACGCCCTGAAACTGCTGGAAGAAAAAGGCGAACTGGACAATACTATCATCTTCATGACCGGCGACCACGGTATGCCTTTTCCCCGGGGCAAGAGCTGCCTGTATGATACCGGTACCCGCGTTCCCCTGGCGGCGCGCTGGCCTTCTCACATTCAGCCCAATCGGAGTGTGACAGACTTCGTCAGTCTGATTGACCTCGCCCCCACATTCTACGAAGCCGCCGGTGTCGAAATTCCCCAGGACGTCACCGGCAAGAGTCTGATGCCTGTTCTGGATGCGCCCGGCTCGGGACGCATCGTAGCTGACCGCGATGAAATCTTCTTTGGCAAGGAGCGACACGTTCCCTCACAGGAAGAACCTGACATGGGAGGCTACCCCTGCCGTGCGATTCGGACGGACGATTTTCTTTACATCCACAATTACCGGCCTGATCGCTGGCCCGTGGGTACACCCAACTACACCAAAGCAGCCATTCCGGGCACCTGGTACGGGGATTGTGATAATGGCCCGACCAAGACCTATATGGTTACCCATAAAGATAAGGATGCGGAACATCGCCGACTGTATGAACTGGCCTTCGGCAAGTTGCCTGCAGAAGAATTATACGATCTGCGGAATGATCCCGACCAGCTACAGAACGTGGCCCAGGATCCCATGTATCAGATGATCAAAGCCAGGCTCGCGAAGGAACTGCATCAAAAGCTGGTTGCCACTCATGATCCCCGCGAACTGGGACAGGGAGACGAACTGGAAAAACATCCCTACCTGGGCGGTGGTCCGAAACACCCGAGCCTGGAAAAGAAACGCAAAAAACGAAATCAGAAGCCGGCGAAATAG
- a CDS encoding class I SAM-dependent methyltransferase, whose amino-acid sequence MNLDSADTAPGQAVYTRKMLSIYDIWVLGISNSLIWKCRTKQILNWMNQSLTANHLDVGVGTGYYLEHCTFPSSEVRLGLLDLNPNSLAAAASRSARYQPEVYQADVLAPLPQQSRPFDSVSLNYLLHCLPGDLTSKAKLFDHLGPWLNPGAIFSGATILSQGVPRGFSARRLMNFYNRKKIFTNTSDSLDELQSQLASRYTDVEVKVTGCVALFRARTPSPD is encoded by the coding sequence ATGAATCTGGACTCTGCAGATACCGCCCCCGGGCAGGCGGTCTACACGAGAAAAATGCTTTCCATCTACGATATCTGGGTTCTGGGAATTTCCAACTCCCTGATCTGGAAATGTCGCACTAAACAGATTCTGAACTGGATGAATCAGAGCCTGACTGCCAATCACCTCGATGTCGGCGTGGGCACCGGTTATTATCTGGAGCATTGCACCTTTCCGAGCTCTGAAGTCCGCCTGGGACTTCTGGATTTGAATCCCAACAGTCTGGCGGCCGCTGCCAGTCGGAGCGCACGCTACCAGCCGGAAGTCTATCAGGCCGATGTACTGGCTCCCCTGCCTCAGCAGTCACGCCCTTTCGATTCAGTCAGTCTGAATTATCTGCTGCACTGTCTACCCGGCGATCTGACATCAAAAGCAAAGCTGTTCGATCATCTGGGTCCCTGGTTAAACCCGGGCGCCATCTTCTCTGGAGCTACGATTTTGAGCCAGGGAGTCCCGCGTGGCTTTTCGGCCCGGCGTCTGATGAATTTTTATAACCGGAAAAAGATCTTCACAAATACGTCGGACAGTCTGGATGAGTTACAATCCCAACTCGCAAGTCGCTATACTGACGTGGAAGTGAAAGTGACTGGCTGTGTTGCCCTCTTTCGCGCCCGCACACCTTCACCAGATTAA
- a CDS encoding PVC-type heme-binding CxxCH protein has protein sequence MTIQLTRISVLSCLSLIVLSLNAVTHAEEMPRVPAGFTIERVTNSELTKYPMMAGFDDRGRLFIAESSGENTRAPQLIKEPKSMIRMLEDLDGDGRFDKSTVFADKLTLPMGALWHDGSLYVASPPNIWKLTDHDDDGVADERKIIVDSFGFSGNAASIHGCFRGPEGRLYWCDGRHGHEFKDKSGKVTSKGLAARIFSCNPDGSDIEVHCGGGMDNPVEIDFTPEGEMIGSVNILLTRPRVDCLVHWLEGGVYPHFEDCVAEFKRTGDLLGPITRFGHVAVSGMLRYRSPQFGPDYQGNIFTSIFNTHKVIRTQLVRNGASFETKEEDFLVSDDPDFHPTDVIEDADGSLLVINTGGWFRIGCPQSQISKPDIHGAIYRIRKSGTPPVQDPYGLALDWNSFSPERKIQLLNDSRPFVQRKAIDELAKAGDHAVPMLSKVVAAPAGSFYNDTSKRNAVWTLTRIGTDKARTAIQHGLNSSASVQMTAAKSLGTLRDVSSVSQLTQLLKSENPAIQRNAATALGRICEAGQRGDTISNAELKTVVESLFQAIKGAPDRTLEHALIYALIRIDQRNLILAGLSDSSPAVRRAALITLDQMNSGNLTRELVTPLLDTDDPSLQKEALTIIGEHEGWAGETLSLLKTWLSEESLSAERAAVLRGFLIAQAADPEVQTLIAQALTNPNTSHSAKSILLEVIQRSALKEFPVAWRQALESTLKSQDSELQILVIRIAQTNDLPELSGLLTSLALDTQQPATLRIEALSATGSQLKSVEAEPFDFLIARMSEEYPPLDRLAAARALAGLPLSEGQLIQLSKQLDAPGPLALPVLLRAYTKNNAEPVGLALIKALNASSAATNLSADELASLLKKYPEPVQKAADPLLKKLGVDLAQQKAHLESLKPLLTQGQIEEGRKIFFGKKAACSGCHAVEDQGGKVGPDLTRIGAIRTGTDLLEAIALPSASFARGYRSYLVVTDSGRIYTGVISRESTDTVYLRTADLSEVRIARDEIEVMKESPTSIMPKGLEQRLTPQEIRDLLAYLQNRK, from the coding sequence GTGACCATTCAACTGACTCGCATTTCCGTTCTAAGTTGTCTGTCTCTGATTGTGTTGTCCCTCAATGCAGTCACTCACGCCGAAGAAATGCCTCGCGTGCCCGCAGGCTTCACAATCGAGCGCGTCACCAACAGTGAACTCACCAAATATCCGATGATGGCGGGCTTCGACGATCGCGGTCGACTGTTCATTGCTGAGAGTTCCGGTGAAAATACGCGGGCTCCTCAGTTGATCAAAGAACCTAAAAGCATGATCCGCATGCTGGAAGACCTGGACGGCGACGGACGTTTTGACAAGAGCACCGTCTTTGCTGATAAGCTGACGCTGCCCATGGGTGCGCTCTGGCATGATGGATCACTGTATGTCGCCAGCCCGCCTAATATCTGGAAACTCACCGACCATGACGACGATGGCGTTGCCGATGAGCGCAAGATCATCGTCGATTCGTTTGGCTTCTCCGGAAACGCCGCCAGTATTCATGGCTGCTTTCGCGGACCGGAAGGACGACTCTACTGGTGTGATGGCCGCCATGGTCACGAATTCAAAGACAAGTCGGGAAAAGTCACCAGCAAAGGACTGGCTGCCCGAATCTTCTCCTGCAATCCTGATGGCTCTGATATTGAAGTCCACTGCGGCGGTGGTATGGATAACCCGGTGGAAATTGACTTCACACCGGAAGGGGAAATGATCGGTTCTGTCAATATTCTACTCACACGTCCGCGTGTCGACTGTCTGGTTCACTGGCTGGAAGGGGGCGTATATCCGCACTTTGAAGACTGTGTGGCTGAGTTCAAACGCACGGGGGACCTCTTGGGCCCGATCACCCGCTTTGGACATGTCGCAGTTTCGGGGATGCTGCGTTATCGTTCGCCTCAGTTCGGCCCTGATTACCAGGGAAACATCTTCACGTCCATCTTCAACACTCATAAAGTGATTCGTACGCAACTGGTACGCAATGGTGCCAGCTTTGAAACGAAAGAGGAAGACTTTCTCGTCTCTGATGACCCCGATTTCCATCCCACCGATGTCATCGAAGACGCGGATGGCAGTCTGCTGGTGATTAATACCGGGGGCTGGTTCCGCATCGGCTGTCCGCAGTCGCAGATCTCGAAACCAGATATCCATGGCGCCATCTACCGCATTCGAAAATCGGGTACTCCGCCGGTACAGGATCCCTACGGACTGGCGCTCGACTGGAACTCCTTTTCTCCCGAACGAAAAATTCAACTCCTGAATGACTCACGTCCATTCGTGCAACGAAAGGCCATCGATGAACTGGCCAAAGCCGGCGATCATGCCGTTCCAATGTTGTCCAAAGTTGTCGCCGCTCCCGCAGGCTCTTTCTACAACGATACCAGTAAACGCAACGCAGTCTGGACACTGACACGCATTGGCACCGATAAAGCACGAACCGCGATTCAGCACGGTCTGAATTCCTCGGCTTCCGTGCAGATGACGGCGGCCAAGAGTCTCGGCACACTGCGGGATGTGAGTTCCGTTTCCCAGTTGACTCAGCTCCTGAAATCTGAGAATCCGGCAATTCAACGAAATGCGGCTACCGCCCTGGGACGCATCTGTGAAGCGGGACAACGGGGCGATACGATCTCCAACGCAGAACTGAAAACCGTTGTCGAGTCGCTTTTCCAGGCGATCAAAGGGGCTCCTGATCGTACGCTGGAACACGCCCTGATTTACGCACTGATCCGCATTGATCAACGTAATCTGATTTTGGCGGGCCTGAGTGACTCAAGCCCGGCTGTTCGTCGCGCGGCCTTGATCACCCTGGACCAGATGAACTCAGGCAACCTGACACGCGAACTGGTTACCCCCCTGCTCGACACCGACGATCCGTCGCTGCAGAAAGAAGCGTTGACCATTATTGGCGAACATGAAGGCTGGGCCGGTGAAACACTGAGCCTGCTGAAAACCTGGCTGAGTGAAGAGTCCCTGAGTGCAGAACGGGCCGCCGTCCTGCGAGGCTTCCTGATCGCACAAGCCGCTGACCCGGAAGTCCAGACTTTGATTGCCCAGGCATTAACGAATCCAAACACCTCACATTCCGCAAAGAGTATCCTGCTGGAAGTAATTCAACGATCCGCGTTGAAAGAGTTCCCCGTAGCCTGGCGACAGGCATTGGAATCGACGCTGAAATCCCAAGACTCAGAACTGCAGATCCTGGTGATTCGGATTGCACAAACTAATGATCTGCCAGAGTTAAGTGGTTTGCTAACATCACTGGCACTCGACACTCAGCAGCCAGCCACACTCAGAATTGAAGCATTGTCGGCAACCGGTTCTCAATTGAAATCTGTCGAGGCTGAACCCTTCGATTTTCTGATTGCACGCATGAGCGAAGAATATCCGCCTCTGGATCGACTGGCGGCAGCCCGGGCCCTGGCCGGTCTGCCATTATCTGAAGGTCAACTGATTCAATTATCAAAACAGCTCGATGCCCCCGGTCCTCTTGCCTTGCCCGTGCTGTTAAGAGCCTACACCAAAAATAACGCTGAACCGGTTGGGCTGGCACTGATCAAAGCATTGAATGCTTCATCTGCGGCCACGAACCTCTCTGCAGATGAGTTGGCCAGTCTGCTCAAGAAGTATCCGGAACCGGTCCAGAAAGCAGCAGATCCCCTGCTGAAAAAACTGGGGGTCGACCTCGCTCAGCAGAAAGCACATCTGGAATCACTGAAGCCGCTGTTGACTCAGGGACAGATCGAGGAAGGCCGAAAAATCTTCTTTGGCAAGAAAGCGGCCTGCTCCGGCTGTCATGCTGTCGAGGATCAGGGGGGGAAAGTTGGCCCCGACCTGACGCGTATCGGTGCCATCCGTACCGGGACTGACCTGCTGGAAGCAATCGCGCTCCCCAGCGCCAGCTTTGCCCGCGGGTATCGTTCTTACCTGGTCGTCACGGATTCCGGTCGAATTTATACCGGCGTCATCAGCCGCGAATCGACGGACACCGTTTACCTGCGCACTGCTGACCTCTCGGAAGTGCGCATCGCCCGCGATGAAATCGAAGTCATGAAGGAATCACCAACATCCATCATGCCCAAGGGCCTCGAACAGCGCCTGACCCCACAGGAAATCCGGGATTTACTTGCTTACCTCCAGAACCGTAAGTAA
- a CDS encoding ferritin-like domain-containing protein: MEIRAFAERVLLSESLEEKLLPAPEVLTDEHPGDPLRIQEPGRPANLKFAPPRTAPGMPKPSALMEQDKRALAHHIMANHELQALEVMAYILCAFPDAPAEFRQGMCNIMADEQRHTRMHKERASVLGLEFGSLPVNCYIWKKALSYESLLDYLAGLPLTFEGRNLDHTLEFEQYFLDAGDQRSAALMKVVYRDEIQHVAFGLHWLRHLKPDHLSDWETYEQHLHWPVRAALSVGDTFNREGRKETGMTDEFIEQLYQAAQTDQPPNQKPKKLD, encoded by the coding sequence ATGGAAATACGCGCCTTCGCCGAACGGGTTCTCTTGAGTGAGTCTCTGGAAGAGAAACTGCTTCCCGCCCCTGAAGTACTGACTGACGAACATCCAGGAGATCCTTTGCGTATTCAGGAACCAGGACGACCTGCTAACCTGAAGTTCGCTCCCCCGCGAACCGCCCCCGGTATGCCGAAACCCTCTGCTCTGATGGAACAGGACAAGCGGGCCCTGGCACATCACATCATGGCGAATCATGAACTGCAGGCCCTGGAAGTAATGGCCTATATTCTGTGCGCCTTCCCCGATGCCCCGGCAGAGTTTCGCCAGGGAATGTGTAACATCATGGCAGATGAGCAAAGACACACTCGCATGCATAAGGAACGTGCCTCCGTGCTGGGGCTGGAGTTCGGCAGCCTGCCCGTGAATTGCTACATCTGGAAAAAAGCACTGAGTTACGAAAGTCTGCTGGATTATCTCGCCGGTCTGCCACTCACGTTCGAAGGTCGTAACCTGGATCATACCCTGGAATTCGAACAGTATTTTCTCGATGCCGGCGACCAACGGAGTGCCGCGTTGATGAAGGTCGTCTATCGCGATGAGATTCAGCACGTCGCCTTTGGCCTGCACTGGCTGCGACACTTAAAACCCGACCACCTTTCTGACTGGGAGACCTACGAACAACATCTGCACTGGCCGGTACGAGCTGCCCTGTCGGTCGGCGATACCTTCAATCGTGAGGGACGCAAGGAAACGGGAATGACTGACGAATTTATTGAGCAACTCTATCAGGCCGCTCAGACTGATCAGCCACCGAATCAGAAGCCTAAGAAACTGGATTAG